In Oncorhynchus nerka isolate Pitt River unplaced genomic scaffold, Oner_Uvic_2.0 unplaced_scaffold_36___fragment_4___debris, whole genome shotgun sequence, the following are encoded in one genomic region:
- the LOC115142722 gene encoding histone H2B produces the protein MPEPAKSAPKKGSKKAVTKTAGKGGKKRRKSRKESYAIYVYKVLKQVHPDTGISSKAMGIMNSFVNDIFERIAGESSRLAHYNKRSTITSREIQTAVRLLLPGELAKHAVSEGTKAVTKYTSSK, from the coding sequence GCCCGAGCCAGCAAAGTCCGCGCCCAAGAAGGGCTCCAAGAAAGCCGTCACCAAGACCGCAGGGAAAGGCGGCAAGAAGCGCCGAAAGTCTAGGAAGGAGAGCTACGCCATTTACGTGTACAAAGTCCTGAAGCAGGTCCACCCCGATACCGGCATCTCCTCCAAGGCCATGGGAATCATGAACTCGTTCGTGAACGACATCTTCGAGCGTATCGCCGGAGAGTCGTCTCGCCTGGCCCACTACAACAAGCGTTCCACCATCACCTCCAGGGAGATCCAGACCGCAGTGCGCCTGCTGCTCCCCGGAGAGCTGGCCAAGCACGCAGTGTCCGAGGGCACCAAGGCCGTGACAAAGTACACCAGCTCCAAGTAA
- the LOC115142716 gene encoding LOW QUALITY PROTEIN: histone H1 (The sequence of the model RefSeq protein was modified relative to this genomic sequence to represent the inferred CDS: inserted 1 base in 1 codon), whose translation MAEVAPAPAAAAPAKAPKKKAAAKPKKAGPSVGELIVKAVSASKERSGVSLAALKKSLAAGGYDVEKNNSRVKIAVKSLVTKGTLVQTKGXGASGSFKLNKKAVEAKKPAKKAAAPKAKKVAAKKPAAAKKPKKVAAKKAVAAKKSPKKAKKPATPKKAAKSPKKVKKPAAAAKKAAKSPKKATKAAKPKAAKPKAAKAKKAAPKKK comes from the exons ATGGCAGAAGTCGCACCAGCACCCGCCGCCGCCGCGCCGGCCAAGGCCCCCAAGAAGAAGGCAGCAGCCAAGCCCAAGAAAGCGGGACCCAGCGTAGGCGAGCTCATCGTCAAGGCGGTGTCCGCCTCCAAGGAGAGGAGCGGCGTGTCCCTGGCCGCGCTCAAGAAGTCTCTGGCGGCAGGCGGCTACGACGTGGAGAAGAACAACTCCCGTGTCAAGATCGCCGTCAAGAGCCTCGTCACCAAGGGCACCCTGGTCCAGACCAAGG ACGGTGCCTCCGGCTCCTTCAAGCTCAACAAGAAGGCCGTCGAGGCAAAGAAGCCCGCTAAGAAAGCCGCAGCCCCCAAAGCTAAGAAGGTGGCCGCCAAGAAGCCCGCCGCCGCCAAGAAGCCCAAGAAGGTAGCAGCCAAGAAGGCCGTGGCCGCAAAGAAGTCCCCCAAGAAGGCCAAGAAGCCCGCTACACCCAAAAAGGCCGCCAAGAGCCCAAAGAAGGTGAAGAAGCCCGCCGCAGCGGCCAAGAAAGCGGCCAAGAGCCCCAAGAAGGCTACCAAGGCAGCGAAGCCCAAAGCCGCCAAGCCCAAGGCAGCCAAGGCCAAGAAGGCAGCCCCCAAGAAGAAGTAA